One Roseimaritima multifibrata DNA window includes the following coding sequences:
- the ccoG gene encoding cytochrome c oxidase accessory protein CcoG produces MESPTLPVLSTMQQDGSRRWLLPRLSTGKWWHRRRLVAYSLMVLFVVVPHLRIAGKPILLLDIAELEFTILGKTFLPTDTMLLALLILSFLLSIVLITALAGRLWCGWACPQTVYMEYLFRPLDRLFDGTTGKGGTPRKGRSAGWKIARLVTYVLLCMFLAHTFLAYFVSPKILLSWIQSSPAEHPIAFLVMGGTTGLMLFDFLYFREQMCTLACPYGRFQSVMLDEQSLIVGYDHVRGEPRKKGKHREGEAVGDCVDCNQCVVVCPTGIDIREGLQMECINCTQCIDACDHVMDSVGTPRGLIRYSSQDAIAGKKNRLLRPRTIIYSMILAVVFGGLAFALATHANFDAQLSRGRGEPYSVVRIGQVTNRFFLELTNRSAQTQTFTVTVVSPEKAKLQILDPERLTVPAGEQTSIPVNVDFPASLTRDKGNAPVELEVATENEAGQSIRFHLLGPR; encoded by the coding sequence ATGGAATCGCCGACGCTTCCAGTACTCAGTACGATGCAACAAGATGGCAGTCGTCGTTGGTTGCTCCCTCGGCTTTCGACGGGAAAGTGGTGGCATCGTCGTCGGTTGGTTGCCTACTCCCTGATGGTGCTGTTTGTGGTGGTTCCGCATTTGCGAATCGCTGGCAAACCGATCCTGCTGTTGGATATCGCGGAACTGGAATTCACGATTCTGGGGAAGACTTTCTTGCCCACCGATACGATGCTGTTGGCATTGTTGATCCTCAGTTTTTTGCTGTCGATCGTCTTGATAACCGCGTTGGCCGGGCGTCTTTGGTGCGGGTGGGCGTGTCCTCAAACGGTCTACATGGAGTATCTGTTTCGCCCCTTGGATCGTCTTTTTGACGGTACCACGGGCAAGGGAGGAACGCCCCGCAAAGGTCGTTCTGCAGGCTGGAAGATTGCTCGCCTGGTGACGTACGTGCTGCTCTGTATGTTTCTAGCACATACGTTCTTAGCCTATTTTGTCAGCCCAAAAATCCTGTTGTCGTGGATTCAGAGTTCGCCAGCGGAACATCCGATCGCATTTCTGGTCATGGGGGGAACCACTGGCTTGATGCTGTTTGATTTTCTCTATTTTCGCGAGCAGATGTGCACGTTGGCCTGCCCGTATGGACGTTTTCAATCGGTCATGCTGGATGAGCAGTCGCTGATCGTTGGCTATGACCATGTCCGAGGCGAACCGCGTAAGAAAGGTAAACATCGCGAAGGGGAAGCGGTTGGCGATTGCGTTGATTGCAATCAGTGTGTGGTCGTCTGTCCAACCGGTATCGATATTCGTGAAGGTTTGCAGATGGAGTGCATTAACTGCACCCAGTGCATCGATGCGTGCGATCATGTGATGGATAGCGTCGGTACGCCTCGGGGGTTGATCCGTTACAGTTCGCAGGATGCGATCGCGGGGAAGAAGAATCGCCTGCTGCGTCCACGGACGATAATCTACAGTATGATCCTGGCGGTTGTTTTCGGAGGGCTAGCGTTTGCGTTGGCGACCCACGCGAACTTCGATGCTCAATTATCTCGAGGTCGTGGTGAGCCCTATTCGGTTGTGCGGATCGGGCAAGTCACCAATCGCTTTTTTCTGGAGCTCACCAATCGCTCGGCTCAGACCCAAACGTTTACTGTAACGGTCGTATCGCCCGAGAAGGCGAAATTGCAGATTCTGGATCCCGAGCGGCTGACTGTGCCTGCTGGCGAACAGACTTCGATCCCGGTCAACGTCGACTTCCCGGCATCCTTGACCCGAGACAAAGGGAACGCGCCAGTCGAGCTAGAGGTCGCCACCGAAAACGAAGCCGGGCAATCGATCCGGTTTCATCTGTTAGGCCCACGCTAA
- a CDS encoding cbb3-type cytochrome c oxidase N-terminal domain-containing protein, with translation MSEAPKTDHCYDGIEEFDNPLPAWWTAIFVLSILFAPLYWVYYQTGVEGRSAIEQYEQASAENTRLQFAEIGELTPDAPTILRFTQQDNWLSVGKSVFKSHCVSCHGADGQGQVGPNLTDEHFKNINQIQDIATVVANGAGNGAMPKWSDRLNVNEIVLVSAYVATLRGKNIEGGRVPEGREIAPWPEPPAEEEAVEPEAETAEPEETKA, from the coding sequence ATGAGTGAAGCTCCGAAAACCGACCATTGTTACGATGGGATTGAAGAATTCGACAATCCGTTGCCCGCGTGGTGGACCGCAATCTTTGTGCTCTCCATCTTGTTCGCTCCCCTGTACTGGGTTTATTACCAGACCGGAGTCGAAGGGCGATCGGCGATTGAGCAATACGAGCAAGCGAGTGCCGAGAATACTCGCCTGCAGTTCGCCGAGATCGGTGAATTGACACCCGATGCACCCACCATCCTGCGGTTTACCCAGCAGGACAACTGGCTAAGCGTTGGTAAGTCCGTCTTTAAGAGCCACTGCGTCTCCTGCCACGGTGCCGATGGACAGGGGCAAGTTGGTCCCAATCTGACGGACGAACATTTCAAGAACATCAACCAGATTCAAGATATTGCGACTGTCGTTGCCAATGGGGCAGGAAACGGTGCGATGCCTAAATGGTCCGATCGATTGAACGTCAATGAGATCGTGTTGGTTTCCGCTTACGTGGCAACACTACGCGGTAAGAATATCGAAGGTGGACGTGTTCCTGAGGGCAGGGAAATCGCTCCTTGGCCGGAACCGCCTGCCGAAGAAGAAGCGGTTGAACCAGAGGCCGAAACTGCCGAACCCGAAGAAACAAAGGCTTAG
- a CDS encoding sulfatase family protein — protein sequence MKISISTKQTIVVAVVSLLIAGQNAAIAKQTSAPNILIILADDLGYGDVGCYNPDSKIPTPYIDRLASEGMRFTDAHSPCTVCTPTRYSVMTGQMAFRVPNGGRVFSGAGGPSLIAPDRLTLPKMLRDVGYTTACIGKWHIGLTFYDEAGNPIHDGSPKGVERIDYSREIQGGPIDCGFDQFFGTACCPTTDWLYAYIENKRIPVPPVKKLDKSTLPSHPYSKDNRPGMVAPDFDLEEVDMLFLDKSQQFLQKHVKESPDKPFFLLHSTQAVHLPSFPGNQFKGKTESGPHGDFIFELDYVVGELMKTLDRLEIADNTLVLFTSDNGPEVPTIYHMRHDHQHDGARPWRGVKRDNWEGGHRVPLIVRWPSKVAAGTKTDELTSLTDVMATIAEATGSRLPNDAGEDSFSLMPTLLQQRQDGPIRPYLLQQGFGGSRYLAIRRGPWKYLAHKGSGGNRYDNHPMLREYELPDTAPEAEGQLFNLDMDPGERENLAAARVEIAMELAELLKKSIADGRSADSREP from the coding sequence ATGAAAATTTCAATTTCAACCAAGCAGACCATCGTGGTTGCGGTCGTTTCATTGCTGATCGCAGGGCAGAATGCGGCCATCGCGAAACAAACGTCGGCCCCTAATATCCTGATCATCTTGGCGGATGATTTGGGTTACGGAGACGTTGGATGCTACAACCCCGATTCCAAAATACCAACTCCCTACATTGACCGGCTGGCTTCGGAAGGGATGCGGTTTACCGATGCGCACAGTCCGTGCACGGTTTGCACCCCCACCCGTTACAGTGTGATGACCGGTCAAATGGCGTTTCGTGTGCCCAATGGCGGACGTGTCTTTTCCGGCGCGGGAGGTCCTTCCTTGATCGCTCCGGACCGCCTGACGCTACCGAAAATGCTTCGTGATGTCGGGTACACCACCGCCTGCATCGGAAAGTGGCACATTGGACTGACATTCTATGACGAAGCCGGAAATCCGATTCACGACGGCAGCCCCAAGGGCGTCGAGCGTATCGATTACTCTCGGGAAATTCAGGGAGGCCCAATCGATTGTGGATTCGATCAATTTTTTGGAACCGCATGTTGTCCAACCACGGACTGGCTTTACGCCTACATCGAAAACAAACGCATTCCTGTCCCGCCGGTCAAAAAACTCGATAAATCGACGCTCCCTTCACATCCGTATTCCAAAGACAACCGCCCCGGGATGGTGGCACCCGATTTCGATTTGGAAGAAGTGGACATGCTGTTTCTGGACAAGAGCCAACAGTTTCTACAAAAGCACGTCAAAGAGAGTCCCGACAAACCTTTTTTCCTGCTGCATTCAACGCAAGCGGTTCATCTTCCTTCTTTCCCCGGGAACCAATTCAAAGGGAAAACGGAATCGGGCCCGCATGGTGATTTTATTTTTGAACTGGACTACGTGGTCGGTGAACTGATGAAGACACTGGATCGTCTGGAGATTGCTGATAACACGCTCGTCTTGTTTACCAGCGACAACGGGCCGGAAGTCCCGACCATCTACCACATGCGGCACGACCACCAGCACGATGGAGCTCGTCCGTGGCGTGGTGTTAAACGCGACAACTGGGAAGGCGGACACCGCGTCCCGCTGATCGTCCGGTGGCCCTCAAAGGTCGCCGCCGGCACGAAGACCGATGAATTGACGTCTCTTACCGACGTGATGGCAACGATCGCGGAAGCGACGGGATCACGCTTGCCTAACGATGCTGGGGAAGACAGCTTTAGTCTGATGCCGACCCTGCTTCAGCAACGACAGGACGGCCCCATTCGCCCCTACCTGCTCCAGCAAGGATTCGGAGGTTCTAGGTATTTGGCCATTCGCCGCGGCCCATGGAAATACCTTGCACACAAGGGATCGGGAGGAAACCGATATGACAATCATCCGATGCTGCGAGAATACGAATTACCGGACACGGCGCCGGAAGCCGAAGGACAGCTTTTCAATTTAGATATGGATCCAGGTGAGCGAGAGAACCTGGCGGCAGCTCGTGTGGAAATTGCAATGGAACTGGCGGAACTGCTGAAGAAATCGATAGCCGACGGACGCAGTGCCGATTCGCGGGAACCATAG
- a CDS encoding alpha/beta hydrolase: MKAIPMISHARLFCIRFGCVGLAILLIGFSGCSSEKKTVASAERTEQPSAEQEPQAAEAVQVQPKSMQNASDTWPDIEPPQAIKMRRPDEAPAGSGFPKPMMAPAEIQSMAPQASQAQSSRARALAPQAFSMESAEMAAPPKAAAIQNPPVAMQETLEPPMASMPAGSEAGNGFATVQVFYATDRQLADFSLADIDVKGKKQWLLTSAVGGLVFVVLALVAWTTGRSKVAVMTVGVGGVAFALAAFLVFSGEANIEKHGVTYSGERGKLVQGVCEVTVPNSHERGMVERPSLLRFEFTENQQEHLVLTSAVELSEGDFQQRLSQTVQQSPQKDLLVFIHGFNVDFQSAVRRTAQIAVDLPFEGVPVCYSWPSQGTLWGYPVDENNVEWSVVHLKQFLQDLAQKSGADSINVVAHSMGNRAMTAAMQQIRFELGPNDPAPFDRVVLAAPDVDADRFRRDFAPVLLDVAEQVTLYASSDDQALVASKQVHGYPRAGESGTEIVVVPGVETIDVSGIDLSLLGHSYYGDSESILRDLYQIVRDGLPASQRTALVARQLGANTYWELAHRPISTVPPPTPARR; this comes from the coding sequence ATGAAGGCCATCCCAATGATCTCACATGCCCGTCTCTTCTGTATTCGTTTCGGTTGCGTAGGGCTCGCGATCCTGTTGATTGGTTTCAGTGGTTGCAGCTCGGAGAAAAAAACGGTTGCTTCGGCTGAGAGAACCGAGCAACCGTCTGCGGAGCAAGAGCCTCAAGCGGCGGAGGCCGTTCAGGTACAGCCGAAATCGATGCAAAACGCCAGCGATACTTGGCCTGATATCGAACCTCCACAGGCGATCAAAATGCGTCGCCCCGATGAGGCTCCAGCGGGTTCCGGTTTCCCAAAACCGATGATGGCTCCTGCGGAAATTCAGTCAATGGCTCCGCAGGCTTCGCAAGCTCAGTCGTCGCGTGCACGAGCATTAGCACCTCAGGCGTTCTCGATGGAGTCCGCTGAAATGGCTGCACCGCCTAAGGCCGCGGCTATCCAGAACCCACCGGTCGCGATGCAGGAAACGCTTGAACCGCCCATGGCTTCGATGCCTGCGGGTAGCGAGGCGGGGAACGGATTTGCAACCGTGCAGGTCTTTTATGCGACCGACCGTCAGTTAGCCGATTTTTCCTTAGCTGACATCGACGTGAAGGGGAAGAAACAATGGCTGTTAACGTCGGCTGTAGGTGGTTTGGTTTTTGTTGTCCTGGCGTTGGTAGCCTGGACGACAGGGCGTTCCAAGGTTGCGGTGATGACCGTCGGAGTTGGAGGTGTCGCGTTTGCTTTGGCAGCTTTTTTGGTCTTCAGCGGGGAAGCCAATATCGAAAAACATGGTGTGACCTACTCGGGGGAACGGGGGAAATTAGTGCAGGGGGTTTGCGAGGTCACGGTCCCCAATTCCCATGAGCGGGGAATGGTCGAGCGTCCCAGCTTGTTACGCTTTGAATTCACTGAAAATCAGCAAGAGCATCTGGTTTTGACCAGTGCCGTTGAGCTGAGTGAAGGTGACTTTCAACAACGACTTAGTCAAACCGTTCAGCAGTCTCCTCAGAAAGACTTGCTGGTATTCATCCACGGTTTTAATGTCGATTTCCAGTCAGCCGTTCGTCGGACCGCGCAGATCGCCGTGGATCTTCCCTTTGAAGGCGTTCCGGTTTGCTACAGTTGGCCAAGCCAGGGAACGTTGTGGGGATACCCCGTTGATGAAAACAATGTTGAGTGGTCCGTTGTCCATCTGAAACAATTTTTGCAGGACCTGGCACAAAAAAGCGGAGCCGATTCGATCAACGTGGTGGCTCATAGCATGGGCAACCGAGCCATGACGGCTGCCATGCAACAGATTCGTTTTGAACTTGGCCCCAACGATCCAGCACCTTTTGATCGGGTGGTGTTGGCCGCGCCCGATGTCGACGCTGACCGCTTCCGTCGTGACTTTGCGCCAGTGCTTTTGGATGTCGCCGAACAGGTCACCCTTTACGCTTCATCAGACGACCAAGCGCTAGTCGCCTCCAAACAGGTGCACGGGTATCCGCGTGCCGGCGAGAGCGGCACAGAGATTGTTGTGGTTCCAGGAGTCGAAACGATCGACGTGAGTGGGATCGATCTAAGCTTGCTCGGACATAGTTACTACGGCGACAGTGAATCGATCCTAAGGGACCTCTATCAGATCGTCCGCGATGGTTTGCCAGCCAGTCAGCGAACGGCTTTGGTCGCAAGGCAATTGGGAGCAAACACGTATTGGGAATTAGCCCATCGCCCAATCTCCACCGTGCCACCTCCAACGCCTGCACGTCGCTAA